The genomic segment GAGGCCGAGCAGGCGGTTGAACTCCGTCCGGTCCTCTTCGCTCATGAGCTCGTGGGCGTTGCCGAGGTTCTTCACGGTGAGCTGCTGCATGAACGGGGCGAGGAAGCGCTGCAGTGCTTCCGAGGCGTCAGACCATGCCTGCCGGTGATTCACGAAGCGCTTGAACTGCGCGTCAAAATCGAGGAACTCGCTGCGAGTCGCTGTGAGGACATGAGCCTGTTCCTCCTTGCTGAACGGCCGTCCGTCGCGATGGCTCCACGTGTTGGTGTCGGCTCGGTACTTGAAGTCCGCGTCGGCGAGGAGGGCGATGATGTCGGGTCGGGATGAGGTTGCGGTCATACGGGTGTGACGCTCCTTGTGGGATTGGATGGGGAGCATCAATCGTCTGGAGAATCGCCGGTTGGGCTAACCGGCGATCGTCGGCTATGTTGCGCCCGTTTCCCCGGGTCAGTGCCTGCGGCTGGAGTGGTTCGACGCCTGAGCCGCGGGCGGTGTGGCGGAGGCCGGTGTCGGGATGTGCTGGCCGTCTCGGGTGCCTGCGGTCTGGAGGCTTTCGGGTGCCGCTGCGGGCAGGTGGGCGCTGCGGCGTAGGCGCCAGACGAGGACATCGCTGATGGAGTCGGCGCTGCCGAGCTCGCGTCGCCGGGCGGCGTCGGTGAGCAGTGCGGCGGGGTCGTGGCCCGCTTGGCGGGCGTCGGTGAGGGTGGCGGCCAGGGCGGGCCAGCCGGGCTCGGCCTGGATCCGTTCGGCGAGCTCTGGCAGTGCCTGGTGCAGGAGATCGGCTTGCCGCTCTCGAATACGCGGTGCCATCCGCTGGCCTCGCTGGCGGAGGGTGGCGATGGGGCGGGCTGCGGCTGCCTGGTAGGCGGTGCGTAGGTGTTCGGCGGCTTGCTGGGCTGCGGCTGCCTGCTGGCTGTGGTGCTTTTTGGCGTGCCAGTTCGCTGCGGCGATGGCGAGGAAGATGGCCATGTCGATGACCATCGCCGTGGTGGCTCCGTCTTCGCCGCGGCCGAGTGCGGGTCCACTGTGGACGAGATCGTGTGCGGCCTGCCGCAGGGCGTGGTCATGCCCGCGTGCAGCGCGGATGTGGGAGCGGCTGGCCCGCTCGAACACGAACGCCGCCTCCCGGAGTTGTGCACGGGTGTGGGCCGCAGAGGTCTTGGCGAGCGCGTCCAGGACCTCACTCGCTGCGGCGATCTGTGCCGCCGCCATGCCGTCGTCGCCGTGGTCGATGATCAGTAGGGCCTGCCAGCTGGCAGCCGCAGCCCGGCGCCGAGCGAACGCGGGATGGGTCACCTGTGGCAGGGCGGGCTGCACCGGCTCGGGACCGCCCTCGGAGACCGCCTCTGCTTGGAGGGACCAGCGTTCGCGGATGCGGGGCAGGGACAGGTCGGGTGCGAGGGTGGAGCCGGCATAGAAGACCGGCTCGTCTTCCTTGTTGCGGTCACCAGGCAGTGCGACCCTGTAGCCGAGCAGATCGCCCGAGGGTGCGATCCGCTTGCGGATCAGAAGGCCGTCGGCGGCTAGACGGTCGAAGAACTCATCTGTGGAGGC from the Streptomyces sp. NBC_01335 genome contains:
- a CDS encoding relaxase/mobilization nuclease domain-containing protein, which gives rise to MIPSIHKQGSSTLGLLNYLYGKGTREEHVDPHLVASFDDMAPDPGRDPSATKEDLQRLLDQPLHLLDADQRPDQHVWHCSVRAARTDRILSDEEWGDITRRIVAATGIDSGGPDDAGCRWAAVRHADDHIHIIATLVREDGRRPDHHRSGQRAQTEARLIEADYDLHRVTPGDGTAAKRPTSAERHKAERQGRERTVREELRETVRGASAGAASTDEFFDRLAADGLLIRKRIAPSGDLLGYRVALPGDRNKEDEPVFYAGSTLAPDLSLPRIRERWSLQAEAVSEGGPEPVQPALPQVTHPAFARRRAAAASWQALLIIDHGDDGMAAAQIAAASEVLDALAKTSAAHTRAQLREAAFVFERASRSHIRAARGHDHALRQAAHDLVHSGPALGRGEDGATTAMVIDMAIFLAIAAANWHAKKHHSQQAAAAQQAAEHLRTAYQAAAARPIATLRQRGQRMAPRIRERQADLLHQALPELAERIQAEPGWPALAATLTDARQAGHDPAALLTDAARRRELGSADSISDVLVWRLRRSAHLPAAAPESLQTAGTRDGQHIPTPASATPPAAQASNHSSRRH